The Streptomyces sp. DG1A-41 genomic sequence GACACCGGGAACGCCCGTCGCCTCCTCGGCGACTACCTGCGCGTGCTGGAGGACCTGGCCCCATCGTCCGGCCCGGTGGGTGCGTTGCGGGGTCTGGGGCCGGCGCCCTCGCGGTGCGAACGCACGGACGTCGGCACGGACACCGTCGTCGACCGGTTCGACCAGGCGGCGGACCGCGCGCCGGAGCGGGTCGCGCTCGTCGCCCACGGTTCGAGGATGACGTTCGCCGAACTCCGGGACCGCAGCCGCGCGGTGGCGGGTGTGCTCGCCCGGCGGGGCATCGGCCCCGAGACGAACGTGGGTCTCGCGATCCCGCGCTCCCTCGACTCGATCGTGGCGCTGTTCGCCGTGCTGCGGGTCGGCGCCGCGTACGTGCCGCTGGAACTGGACCACCCGGACGAGCGGATCGCCGCGATCGTCGAGGACGCCCGCCCGGAGGTGATCCTCACCGTGAGCGCGGTGTCGCCGCGGCTGGCCTCGCTGGACGGCGACCTGGTCGAGCTGGACCGCCCGCTGCCCGAGGCCGAGCCGTACGTGACGTTCGCACCTGACGACCCGGACCGCCTGCGGCATCCCGCCTACACGATCTACACCTCGGGATCGACCGGCAAGCCCAAGGGCGTGGTGACCGAGTACGCCGGACTCACCAACATGCTGATCAACCACCAGCGCCGGATCTTCGAGCCGGTGCTGGCGGAGCACGGCCACCGGATCTTCCGGATCGCACACACCGTGTCCTTCGCGTTCGACATGTCATGGGAGGAGCTGCTGTGGCTCGCCGACGGGCATGAAGTGCACGTCTGCGACGAGGAGTTGCGCCGCGACGCGCCCCGGCTGGTCGAGTACTGCCTGGAACACGCGATCGACGTCGTCAACGTCACCCCGACCTACGCACAGCAGCTGGTGGCCGAGGGCCTGCTCGACCACCCCGAACGCCGGCCGCCGCTGGTGCTGCTCGGCGGCGAGGCCGTCACCCCGACACTGTGGCAGCGGCTCTCCGAGACCGGCGGAACGGTCGGCTACAACCTCTACGGGCCCACCGAGTACACCATCAACACCCTCGGCATCGGCACCTTCGAGTGCCAGGACCCCGTGGTGGGCGTGGCGATCGACAACACCGACGTGTACGTCCTGGACCCGTGGCTGCGCCCCCTGCCGGACGGCGTCCCCGGTGAGCTGTACGTGTCGGGCATCGGCATCGCGCGCGGCTACCTCGGGCAGCCCGCCCAGACCGCGCACCGCTTCGTCGCCTGCCCCTTCGGGGAACCCGGCGAGCGCATGTACCGCACCGGGGACCTGGTGGTCCGCCGGCCCGACGGCAACCTGATGTACCTGGGACGCACCGATCAGCAGGTCAAGATCCGCGGGCACCGCGTCGAACTCGGCGAGGCGGAAGCCGCGTTCGCGGCACACCCGGCGGTGCGGTTCGTCGCCGCGGTCGCCCAGCCCGACCCGCAGGTCGACGGCTCGTACCGGCTGGCCGCCTATCTGGTGCTGGACGGAGCGGAGTTGGCGACGGTGGCCGCCGACGTGGGCGCCGGACTGCCGGACTTCCTGCGCCCCACCCACTACGCCCAGGTCGACAGCATCCCGCTGACGGTGAACGGGAAGGCTGACACCAAGGCGCTGCCGGAGGCCAAGCCGCTGGGCGCCCTGACCACGGTGGGGGAGCGGGGACCCGAGACCGAGACCGAGACCGTGGTGTGCGAGTACTTCGCCGAGGCACTGGACCTGGACGACGACGAGGTGAGCGCGGTGAGCGACTTCGTGTCCCTCGGAGGACACTCCATGCTGGCGGTGCGGCTGATCGGGCTGCTCCGCCGCGAGTACGGTCCCGTGATCACGATCCGTGATCTGTTCACCCTGCGCACCCCGGAAGCGATTGCCCGCCACCTCGATGACAACTCCTGACACGCAGCGGCCCCGCTCGGGGTCCGACATCCTCCGCACCGCACTGCGCCGCAACGTCGGCGCCATGGCCGGCGGCACCGCCCTCATGGGCATGTACCAGGCGGGCGAGACGGCCTTCCCCATCGCGCTCGGCCTGATCGTCGAGCACACGATGCGTGATCGCAGCCTCGGCGCGCTCGGCCTCTCGATCGCCGTACTGGCCGTGATCATCACGACCGTGTCGCTGTCGTGGCGGTTCGGGATGCGCATCCTTCAGAAGGCCAACACGACGGAGGCGCACCGCTGGCGCGTGAAGGTCGCCGCCTGCGGGCTCCAGCCGGTGGCCAGGGACGTGGACCTCAAGTCCGGCGAGGTGCTGACCATCGCCACCGAGGACGCCGACCAGACCGCCGACATCATCGAGGTGGTGCCGCTGCTGGTCAGCTCGCTGGTCGCGGTGGTCGTCGCGGCGGTCGCGCTGGGCCTGGCCGACATCCGGCTCGGCCTGCTGGTGATCGTGGGAACCGTCGCGATCCTGTCGTGCCTGAGCGTGCTGTCCAAGCGGATCGGCACCAGCACCCAGGAACAGCAGGCCCGGGTGGCGCGGGCGGGCGCGAAGGTCGCCGACCTGATCACCGGCCTGCGCCCGCTGCACGGCTTCGGCGGCAACCACGCGGCGTTCCGCTCCTATCGGAAGGTCAGCACGGAGGCGAAGGCCCAGGCGATCACCGTCGCCAAGGTGAACGGCGCCTACGCGGGCACCGCGCTGGCCCTCAACGCGGTCCTCGCCGGCGCTGTGACGCTGATGGCGGGCTGGCTGGCGTTCGACGGCCGGATCAGCATCGGCGAACTCGTCATGGCCGTGGGCCTGGCGCAGTTCATCATGGAACCGCTCAAGCTGTTCTCGGAGATGCCCAAGTACGTGATGAT encodes the following:
- a CDS encoding ABC transporter ATP-binding protein, with translation MTTPDTQRPRSGSDILRTALRRNVGAMAGGTALMGMYQAGETAFPIALGLIVEHTMRDRSLGALGLSIAVLAVIITTVSLSWRFGMRILQKANTTEAHRWRVKVAACGLQPVARDVDLKSGEVLTIATEDADQTADIIEVVPLLVSSLVAVVVAAVALGLADIRLGLLVIVGTVAILSCLSVLSKRIGTSTQEQQARVARAGAKVADLITGLRPLHGFGGNHAAFRSYRKVSTEAKAQAITVAKVNGAYAGTALALNAVLAGAVTLMAGWLAFDGRISIGELVMAVGLAQFIMEPLKLFSEMPKYVMMARASAERMALVLTAPPVMTPGSERPAESADVEIDCVRYGTLRKLKFQVSAGEFVAIAAYQPRAAADLASILALNVPPGAYEGTVRIGGQDLADLSVEAVREHMLVNPCDAEIFAGTLRSNIDPSGTSRTLPEAVEASMLTDVVALHREGLDYGVRDRGANLSGGQRQRLSLARALAADSAVLVLHDPTTAVDAVTEQLIARNVAKLRRGRTTIVLTSSPALLDAADRVLVLDDGVVTAEDTHRNLLATDENYCSAVAR